Proteins encoded in a region of the Malaciobacter mytili LMG 24559 genome:
- a CDS encoding aminotransferase-like domain-containing protein — translation MKRSYIREILDAINENTISFAGGLPNEDLFPLKQLKKASKKVFKQKNSLQYSKSQGLDSLREKIANFYTNIYALPTTKEEILITTGSQQAFDIILKSLHANNLVVESPSYIGALSAFKILKKDIKDFKTIEQLENIINKDEIFYCVSDYQNPSTYTYTKKQREKIANILEKKDAFLIEDAAYSLLNFQGKIKKPICKFYSEKSYHLGTFSKIVAPGLRVGWIRANKELIGNILAVKESLDLHTSTFNQMLLDAYLEENNIFKHINKNAKNYKKRMNYMADCMEKYLPNFQFKRPKGGMFIYGKFNNIEDSMALAKKALEQNVAFVPAEVFYFDEKKSNEARFNFTNCDFEKTKEGIKILAKLTK, via the coding sequence ATGAAAAGGTCTTATATTAGAGAGATTTTGGATGCTATAAATGAAAATACAATCTCATTTGCTGGGGGATTACCAAATGAAGATTTATTTCCATTAAAACAATTAAAAAAAGCATCTAAGAAGGTATTTAAACAAAAAAACTCTTTGCAATATAGTAAATCACAAGGTTTAGATAGTTTAAGAGAAAAGATAGCCAACTTTTATACAAACATCTATGCTTTGCCTACAACTAAAGAGGAAATCTTAATTACAACAGGAAGTCAGCAAGCTTTTGATATTATTCTTAAAAGTCTACATGCAAATAATTTAGTAGTGGAAAGTCCTTCATATATTGGAGCTTTATCTGCTTTTAAAATATTAAAAAAAGATATTAAAGATTTTAAAACAATAGAACAATTAGAGAATATTATTAATAAAGATGAGATTTTTTATTGTGTTAGTGATTACCAAAACCCTTCAACATACACATATACAAAAAAGCAAAGAGAAAAAATTGCTAATATTTTAGAAAAAAAAGATGCCTTTTTGATAGAAGATGCAGCTTATAGTCTGTTAAACTTTCAAGGTAAAATTAAAAAGCCAATCTGTAAATTTTATAGTGAAAAATCTTATCATTTAGGTACTTTTTCTAAAATTGTTGCACCAGGACTTAGAGTTGGTTGGATAAGAGCCAATAAAGAGTTAATTGGTAATATTTTAGCCGTAAAAGAGTCACTAGACTTACATACATCAACATTTAATCAAATGCTTTTAGATGCTTATCTTGAAGAGAACAACATATTTAAGCATATAAATAAAAATGCAAAAAATTATAAAAAAAGAATGAATTATATGGCTGATTGTATGGAAAAATACCTTCCAAATTTCCAATTTAAAAGACCTAAAGGTGGAATGTTCATTTATGGAAAGTTCAACAATATAGAAGATAGTATGGCTTTAGCAAAAAAAGCATTAGAACAAAATGTTGCTTTTGTTCCTGCTGAAGTTTTCTATTTTGATGAAAAGAAAAGTAATGAAGCAAGATTCAACTTCACAAATTGTGATTTTGAAAAAACAAAAGAGGGAATAAAAATCTTGGCTAAACTAACTAAGTAG
- a CDS encoding AraC family transcriptional regulator yields MKKDTKQQRANIVNKTLFYIYKNIDTNISLEELAKLNSVSKYHFHRIFKEETKQNLFDFITSIRLQKAANLLITNQYSTISEIANMCGYSSHSSFIKAFKQKFSYTPTAWRKSGHKEYSKNLIGEHRRFDKIDIKIEVSKERFCAYIRHKGYDKSISKTWQKLKALAYEYNLKEYKEIALHHDNPTITPLNECNYVAAIEVPKDFKSNISTLEIPKTLCAVFKLKGVYGDVLAFLRYVYHYWLPSSGYEATTLPSYVIYHKNHFLNEDNQFDLTFYLPVKVIY; encoded by the coding sequence ATGAAAAAAGATACAAAACAACAAAGAGCAAATATAGTTAATAAAACTTTATTTTATATATATAAAAATATTGATACAAATATTTCTTTAGAAGAATTAGCTAAATTAAATAGTGTATCAAAATACCATTTTCATAGGATTTTTAAAGAAGAAACCAAACAAAATCTTTTTGATTTTATTACTTCAATTAGATTACAAAAAGCTGCAAATTTACTTATAACTAATCAATATTCAACTATTAGTGAAATTGCAAATATGTGTGGGTATTCTTCTCACTCCTCTTTTATAAAAGCTTTTAAACAAAAATTTTCATATACCCCTACTGCATGGAGAAAATCTGGTCATAAGGAGTATTCTAAAAATCTTATAGGTGAACATAGAAGATTTGATAAAATAGATATAAAAATTGAAGTTTCAAAGGAGAGATTTTGCGCATATATTAGGCATAAAGGCTATGATAAATCAATTAGTAAAACTTGGCAAAAACTAAAAGCTTTAGCATATGAATATAATTTAAAAGAGTATAAAGAAATAGCTTTACACCATGATAATCCTACAATTACACCTTTAAATGAGTGCAATTATGTAGCAGCAATTGAAGTTCCTAAAGATTTTAAATCTAATATTTCCACTTTAGAAATACCCAAAACTTTATGTGCTGTATTTAAATTAAAAGGGGTTTATGGAGATGTTTTAGCCTTTTTAAGATATGTGTATCACTATTGGCTTCCAAGTTCTGGATATGAAGCTACAACTTTACCTTCATATGTTATTTATCATAAAAATCATTTTTTAAATGAAGATAATCAATTTGATTTAACTTTTTATCTTCCTGTAAAAGTTATATACTAA
- a CDS encoding HD domain-containing phosphohydrolase, whose product MKNNLNNKLSILFVCNDDTCITSISKLLKEQYQLDNIIVSKSKKEAYKLYKKSHFDIVLTNFLMSDDDGPKMVEKMRKINEDQIFVLVSKLDKKKDLVKAIKLRIRYYIQYPINKKEFKEIFDSCIKRISNKYEIKFVNSILQHYKIAVDNSTILSKADKKGRIIYANEQFCKISQYTLPELLGKQHNILRHEEMPKEIFKEMWTTIKDKKEVWKGIVKNKAKDGSVYIVDATIIPVLNQNNEVIEYLGIRHDITEIESYKELLKDKLDTTSKGLDEKVHLIKEFEKAIDVSTSFSRTDTKGVITYVNDKFCQVSGFSKEELLGSTFKCVRDEEVSSVVYKKMWSELKNKNIWRGILKNRNKAGKNYYMDTTIIPIVDINNEIIEYISIKHDVSEIIYLNKEIIDTQKEVLYTMGTICEGRSDETGNHVKRVAEYSFLMAKLYGLPRKECELLKLASPVHDIGKIAIEDSILKKPGKLTPKEFEKMKEHTNLGYEMLKNSNRQILKAAASIAYEHHERWDGMGYPRGLKENQIHIFGRITSLCDVFDALASKRCYKQAWEIDKILEFIKEEKAKQFDPELVDIFFDNLDEFLKIQQQYKD is encoded by the coding sequence ATGAAAAATAATTTAAATAATAAATTATCTATACTTTTTGTATGCAATGATGACACTTGTATAACCTCAATTTCTAAGCTTTTAAAAGAGCAATATCAATTAGATAATATAATTGTGTCCAAATCAAAAAAAGAAGCATATAAATTATATAAAAAAAGCCATTTTGATATAGTTTTAACTAACTTTTTAATGTCTGATGACGATGGCCCTAAGATGGTTGAAAAAATGAGAAAAATCAATGAAGACCAAATCTTTGTCTTAGTGTCAAAGCTTGATAAAAAAAAGGATTTAGTTAAGGCTATAAAATTAAGAATTAGATACTATATTCAATATCCGATAAATAAAAAAGAGTTTAAAGAAATTTTTGATTCATGTATAAAAAGAATTTCAAATAAGTATGAAATAAAATTTGTAAATTCTATTTTACAACACTATAAAATAGCAGTTGATAATTCTACAATTCTTTCTAAAGCTGATAAAAAGGGAAGAATTATCTATGCAAATGAACAATTTTGTAAAATCTCACAATATACACTTCCTGAACTTCTAGGTAAACAACATAATATTTTAAGACATGAAGAGATGCCAAAAGAAATCTTTAAAGAGATGTGGACAACTATAAAAGATAAAAAAGAAGTTTGGAAAGGTATAGTTAAAAATAAAGCAAAAGATGGAAGTGTATATATTGTTGATGCAACTATAATTCCTGTTTTAAATCAAAATAATGAAGTTATTGAATATTTAGGAATTAGACATGATATAACTGAAATAGAGAGTTATAAAGAGCTATTAAAAGATAAATTAGATACTACTTCAAAAGGCTTAGATGAAAAAGTTCATTTAATAAAAGAGTTTGAAAAAGCAATTGATGTTAGCACTTCTTTTTCAAGAACAGATACAAAAGGAGTAATAACTTATGTAAATGATAAGTTTTGCCAAGTTTCTGGGTTTAGTAAAGAAGAACTATTAGGAAGCACTTTTAAATGTGTGCGAGATGAAGAAGTCTCTTCCGTTGTATATAAAAAAATGTGGAGTGAACTTAAAAATAAAAATATTTGGAGAGGTATTTTAAAAAATAGAAATAAAGCTGGTAAAAATTACTATATGGATACTACTATTATTCCAATAGTGGATATTAACAATGAAATAATTGAATATATTAGTATAAAACATGATGTGAGTGAGATAATTTATTTAAATAAAGAGATAATAGATACTCAAAAAGAAGTTCTTTATACTATGGGTACTATTTGTGAAGGTCGTTCTGATGAAACAGGAAATCATGTTAAAAGAGTTGCTGAATACTCTTTTTTGATGGCTAAGCTTTATGGTTTACCAAGAAAAGAGTGCGAATTATTAAAACTTGCTTCTCCTGTGCATGATATAGGAAAAATTGCCATAGAAGATAGTATTTTAAAAAAGCCCGGAAAATTAACTCCTAAAGAGTTTGAAAAAATGAAAGAGCATACAAATCTTGGCTATGAAATGCTTAAAAATTCTAATAGACAGATTTTAAAAGCAGCTGCATCTATTGCCTATGAACACCATGAAAGATGGGATGGAATGGGGTACCCAAGGGGACTAAAAGAAAATCAAATACATATTTTTGGAAGAATTACTTCCCTTTGTGATGTTTTTGATGCGTTAGCAAGTAAAAGATGCTATAAACAAGCGTGGGAAATTGATAAAATTTTAGAGTTTATAAAAGAAGAAAAAGCAAAACAATTTGACCCAGAACTTGTAGATATATTTTTTGATAATTTAGATGAATTTTTAAAAATACAACAACAATATAAAGATTAG
- a CDS encoding cytochrome C, with protein MKQFLIIILLSYNLFASSYPSLLFSGNCETCHKIGESISAPSINLIRKRYKEAFFDKQEFIKYMSQWVYNPNEQGSLMLDQVKKYGLMPNLSYDKKTLEEIASYIFETEF; from the coding sequence ATGAAACAATTTTTAATTATTATTTTATTAAGTTACAACCTTTTTGCATCTTCATATCCCTCTTTACTCTTTAGTGGTAATTGTGAAACTTGCCATAAAATAGGAGAAAGCATCTCTGCACCTTCTATTAATCTAATAAGAAAAAGGTATAAAGAGGCTTTTTTTGATAAACAAGAGTTTATTAAATATATGAGCCAGTGGGTATATAACCCTAATGAACAAGGCTCATTAATGCTTGACCAAGTGAAAAAATATGGTTTAATGCCTAACCTTTCTTATGATAAAAAAACTTTAGAAGAGATAGCTTCATATATTTTTGAAACGGAGTTTTAA
- a CDS encoding ArsR/SmtB family transcription factor yields the protein MAENCCDHSKEVEKLKPTLICEETLYDVAELFKAFADTTRIKIIAVLKEDELCVGAISELINVSQSAVSHQLRVLKNSKIVKHKRVGKQIFYCLDDEHIKKIYDMGLEHIIKG from the coding sequence ATGGCAGAAAATTGTTGTGACCACTCAAAAGAAGTAGAAAAACTAAAACCTACATTGATTTGTGAGGAAACGTTATATGATGTTGCAGAACTTTTTAAAGCTTTTGCAGATACAACAAGAATAAAGATAATTGCTGTATTAAAAGAAGATGAGTTATGTGTAGGAGCAATTAGTGAATTAATAAATGTAAGTCAATCTGCTGTTTCTCATCAACTAAGAGTATTAAAAAACTCAAAAATTGTAAAACATAAAAGAGTAGGCAAACAAATATTTTATTGCCTTGATGATGAACATATTAAAAAAATATATGATATGGGATTAGAGCATATAATAAAAGGATAA
- a CDS encoding heavy metal translocating P-type ATPase: protein MQKVKLQNLDCANCAGKIEKALNKMKELNNVKLNFSTSTLSFETSIEDKNLLNKIEKEIQKIEKEVVILKEEQKIQRTFWQLLDKKLLLITLVAIALTFISYNYISNTTLQFITYLIAYFLVGWDVLYKAVKNIANGKVFDEHFLMGIATIGAFVLGEYVEGIAVMIFYQVGEMFQAVAVNNSRDSINALLDIKPEYANVKENDTIIQKAPEEVKLEDIILVKVGEKVPVDGVIISDNSSFDTSAITGEFKPKTLNKDDEVLSGYINLSKACYIKVSSLYKDSTVAKIIELIENASSKKAKAEKFITKFATVYTPIVVVLAVLLAILPPLLIEGAIFRDWVERALIFLVISCPCALVVSVPLSFFSAIGAVSKRGVLVKGANYIEKLTEIRNIIFDKTGTLTHGVFEVTKIESFENKTDELLKFAAYAESFSTHPIAKSIVKAYKQEIDSQKITAHEELSGLGVKAVIENKEILVGNDRLLKKFNIQLKDIKENLNVVYIAINGVFAGYIVVSDIIKVEAKEVITELKKLNIEKIYMLTGDKKEVALDVANTIGIDEVKYELLPQDKLTNFEEIKKQTNKVTAFVGDGINDAPALANSDVGFAMGGVGSDIAVKSADVVILNDNITCISDAIKIAKKTKVIVYQNIIFIMAIKVGFLILGAGAMISMKEAIFADVGVALLAIFNSMRILKTIKDKPKICKDDSCNTSSFKPTFKEETTTCCSEGSCCSKS, encoded by the coding sequence ATGCAAAAAGTCAAATTACAAAATCTAGATTGTGCAAATTGTGCAGGAAAAATTGAAAAAGCATTAAATAAGATGAAGGAATTAAATAATGTTAAATTAAATTTTTCAACATCTACACTTAGCTTTGAAACTTCTATTGAAGATAAAAATCTTTTAAATAAAATAGAAAAAGAGATACAAAAAATAGAAAAAGAAGTAGTTATATTAAAAGAAGAACAAAAAATACAAAGAACATTTTGGCAGTTGCTTGATAAAAAACTTTTACTTATTACATTAGTTGCTATTGCTCTTACTTTTATTTCTTATAACTATATTTCAAATACAACATTACAATTTATAACTTATTTAATAGCTTATTTTTTAGTTGGTTGGGATGTTTTATATAAAGCTGTTAAAAATATAGCAAATGGTAAAGTTTTTGATGAACATTTTTTAATGGGAATAGCTACAATTGGTGCATTTGTTTTAGGAGAATATGTAGAAGGTATAGCTGTAATGATATTTTATCAAGTGGGTGAAATGTTTCAAGCAGTTGCTGTAAATAATTCAAGGGATAGTATAAATGCCTTACTTGATATAAAACCAGAATATGCCAATGTAAAAGAAAATGATACTATTATTCAAAAAGCACCTGAAGAGGTAAAACTAGAAGATATAATACTTGTAAAAGTTGGTGAAAAAGTTCCTGTTGATGGAGTTATAATTTCAGATAATTCTTCCTTTGATACAAGTGCTATTACAGGGGAATTTAAACCAAAAACTCTAAATAAAGATGATGAAGTTTTAAGTGGCTATATAAATCTATCAAAAGCTTGCTATATAAAAGTATCTTCACTTTATAAAGACTCAACTGTTGCTAAAATTATTGAATTAATTGAAAATGCTTCATCAAAAAAAGCAAAAGCTGAAAAATTTATTACAAAATTTGCAACAGTTTATACACCAATAGTTGTAGTTTTAGCTGTTCTTTTAGCAATACTTCCTCCACTTTTAATTGAAGGTGCTATTTTTAGAGATTGGGTTGAAAGAGCTTTAATTTTCTTAGTTATTTCTTGTCCTTGTGCTTTAGTTGTATCTGTTCCTTTATCTTTTTTTAGTGCAATAGGTGCTGTTTCAAAAAGAGGAGTTTTAGTAAAAGGAGCAAACTATATTGAAAAACTAACAGAAATTAGAAATATTATTTTTGATAAAACTGGAACTTTAACTCATGGAGTTTTTGAAGTAACAAAAATAGAAAGTTTTGAAAATAAAACAGATGAACTTTTAAAGTTTGCAGCATATGCAGAAAGTTTTTCAACTCATCCAATTGCAAAATCAATTGTAAAAGCTTATAAACAAGAAATAGATTCTCAAAAAATAACAGCACATGAAGAGTTAAGTGGACTTGGAGTTAAAGCAGTTATTGAAAATAAAGAGATTTTAGTTGGAAATGATAGATTACTTAAAAAGTTTAATATACAACTAAAAGATATAAAAGAGAATCTTAATGTGGTATATATTGCTATAAATGGTGTTTTTGCAGGATATATTGTAGTAAGTGATATTATAAAAGTTGAAGCAAAAGAAGTAATAACTGAACTTAAAAAGCTTAATATAGAAAAAATCTATATGCTTACAGGAGATAAAAAAGAAGTAGCTTTAGATGTTGCAAATACTATAGGAATAGATGAAGTAAAATATGAACTATTACCTCAAGATAAATTAACAAATTTTGAAGAGATAAAAAAACAAACAAATAAAGTAACAGCTTTTGTAGGTGATGGTATAAATGATGCTCCAGCACTTGCAAACTCAGATGTAGGCTTTGCAATGGGTGGAGTTGGAAGTGATATAGCTGTAAAATCTGCTGATGTTGTTATTTTAAATGATAATATTACTTGTATAAGTGATGCTATAAAAATTGCAAAAAAGACAAAAGTTATTGTATATCAAAATATTATTTTTATTATGGCTATTAAAGTTGGATTTTTAATACTTGGGGCAGGAGCTATGATAAGTATGAAAGAAGCAATTTTTGCAGATGTAGGAGTTGCCTTACTTGCTATTTTTAACTCTATGAGAATTTTAAAAACTATAAAAGATAAACCTAAAATTTGTAAAGATGATTCTTGTAATACAAGCTCTTTTAAACCAACTTTTAAAGAAGAAACTACAACTTGTTGTAGTGAAGGTTCTTGTTGTTCTAAAAGCTAG
- a CDS encoding sensor histidine kinase has product MKLIKKTNIKFKLGVLFFILCASIAVLGYKSINISEQNKETLKVVHSKSQTVLSLQDRIITPLYRLREISQSLVMAPNGQIRVDIEKNLNILITKLDKEFETFSSSNIQLVQMWKNYKNLIEDTKKYLKEEFEEGAYVNVTTSSRMQFHLLVNTLLEMQSKSLNNATLAYNEAVLKSKEIKIEIIASLVIILLFAIVVGWFITSNIINSIYIVQKGLSDFFNYLNHRKKKVEEIKLNTKDEFYQMTTMINQNVANIQRNIEQNEALIKNATKVLQNIKGGNLGTRLSEHTNNKALNELKSMINNMIDNLEIKIQEEISKRLEQEQLLIQQSKLASMGEMIGNIAHQWRQPLAQISAIHMNMKVTYDFNKFTKEYLDTKIKEANKLTSYMSQTISDFQNFFKPQGEKEEFSIQKACQEAYFIVESSLKYHGIEVSFDIKEDINVFGYKNEYSQVILNILSNAKDILLERQIENPKINIEIKNGENYAIVKIHDNAGGIKENIIDKIFDPYFTTRYKTQGTGIGLYMSKNIIERNMNGYINVKNVDNGALFTIKVAKN; this is encoded by the coding sequence ATGAAACTAATTAAAAAAACAAATATAAAGTTTAAATTGGGGGTTTTATTTTTTATTTTATGTGCCTCTATTGCAGTATTAGGTTATAAATCTATAAATATAAGTGAACAAAATAAAGAGACTTTAAAAGTAGTTCATAGTAAATCTCAAACAGTTTTATCCCTACAAGATAGAATAATTACTCCTTTATATAGATTAAGAGAGATTTCACAATCTTTAGTGATGGCTCCTAATGGTCAAATTAGAGTTGATATTGAAAAAAATTTAAATATACTTATAACTAAACTTGATAAAGAGTTTGAAACTTTTTCTTCTTCAAATATTCAATTAGTACAAATGTGGAAAAATTATAAAAATTTAATAGAAGATACAAAAAAATATTTAAAAGAGGAGTTTGAAGAGGGTGCTTATGTAAATGTAACCACTTCAAGTAGAATGCAGTTTCATCTACTTGTAAATACTCTTTTAGAAATGCAAAGTAAATCTTTAAATAATGCAACTCTTGCTTATAATGAAGCAGTTTTAAAATCAAAAGAAATTAAAATTGAAATTATCGCTTCTTTGGTAATTATTTTACTTTTTGCAATTGTGGTTGGATGGTTTATTACTAGTAATATAATAAATTCAATTTATATAGTTCAAAAAGGTTTAAGTGATTTTTTTAATTACTTAAATCATAGAAAGAAAAAAGTTGAAGAGATAAAATTAAATACAAAAGATGAATTTTATCAAATGACTACAATGATAAATCAAAATGTAGCAAATATTCAAAGAAACATAGAACAAAATGAAGCCTTAATTAAAAATGCCACAAAGGTTTTACAAAATATTAAAGGTGGAAATTTAGGAACTAGATTAAGTGAACATACAAATAATAAAGCCTTAAATGAATTAAAAAGTATGATAAATAATATGATTGATAATCTAGAGATTAAAATTCAAGAAGAAATAAGTAAAAGATTAGAACAAGAACAACTTTTAATCCAACAAAGTAAATTAGCTTCTATGGGGGAAATGATAGGTAATATTGCCCACCAATGGAGACAACCTTTAGCTCAAATTTCAGCTATTCATATGAATATGAAAGTTACATATGATTTTAATAAATTTACAAAAGAGTATTTAGATACAAAAATAAAAGAAGCAAATAAATTAACTTCATATATGTCTCAAACCATAAGTGACTTTCAAAACTTTTTTAAACCTCAAGGAGAAAAAGAAGAATTTAGTATCCAAAAAGCTTGTCAAGAAGCTTATTTTATAGTTGAATCTTCTTTAAAATATCATGGAATAGAAGTATCTTTTGATATAAAAGAAGATATTAATGTATTTGGATATAAAAATGAATATTCTCAAGTTATATTAAATATTTTAAGTAATGCAAAAGATATTTTACTTGAACGGCAAATAGAAAATCCTAAGATAAATATTGAGATAAAAAATGGAGAAAATTATGCTATTGTAAAAATACACGATAATGCAGGGGGAATAAAAGAAAATATTATTGATAAAATTTTTGATCCATATTTTACAACTAGATATAAAACACAAGGTACAGGAATAGGGCTTTATATGTCAAAAAATATTATAGAAAGAAATATGAATGGATATATAAATGTGAAAAATGTAGATAATGGAGCATTATTTACAATAAAAGTAGCTAAAAACTAG
- a CDS encoding ABC transporter substrate-binding protein, with protein sequence MYKLIFFLSLFFSFVSSNSNIVSKFEFREDDSLSRVAPKLLPNSHINIFLPSIPYSYIAKSTNSGLIRSYDNDQGWVYDLAKSHKRVDDYTYIFTLRENLKFQNGEPFTIDDAIYNLEFFRKNPFLYTNIDKIDFEIIKLDEYRLKFVLKEKYEMFLTDLARVYFYTKEYIQKYNPVGKETGTANKAAGAFGMGPYILKEGFAIGDKQTEKLELIANPYYWNKQFPKINSITVYTQLNINEAIEDITKKEGKLDLMPIPFNKKLEVLLSDYSKLIISKSTDNFVIFFNLINGNNKLQDKRVRQALNQALNQENLLKFVYKNEGKISAFTTSINYKIVEKIAKKYPISDTNFTPKELANLLNGLTLEVFTQDRFMFLFKGIEFQLKKYAVKFHYTITNSEKDIYKQLLTTNSNKNTQKWDLLIWGDDDWYYQNPWTVFFIYEANSVWSTIKEDKIMQKYIEKFFITKIGTQEYEEVVKNILFRAKQEAYTLRVPSLNKVFAVNKEVIFKPYKGGIIPLWEIELTKDHWSLRGNKKYDEYLKKAVKPKRAENETN encoded by the coding sequence TTGTATAAATTAATATTTTTTCTAAGCTTATTTTTTTCTTTTGTTAGTTCAAATAGTAATATTGTTTCAAAATTTGAATTTAGGGAAGATGACTCTTTAAGTAGAGTTGCCCCTAAACTTCTACCAAACTCTCATATAAATATTTTTTTACCTTCCATTCCCTATTCATATATTGCAAAATCTACAAATTCAGGTCTTATTAGGTCTTATGACAATGACCAAGGCTGGGTTTATGATTTGGCAAAATCTCATAAAAGAGTAGATGATTATACATATATTTTTACTTTAAGAGAAAATCTAAAGTTTCAAAATGGAGAGCCTTTTACTATTGATGATGCTATTTATAATTTAGAGTTTTTTAGAAAGAATCCTTTTTTGTATACAAATATTGATAAGATAGATTTTGAGATTATTAAACTAGATGAATATAGATTAAAATTTGTCTTAAAAGAAAAATATGAGATGTTTTTAACCGATTTAGCAAGGGTATATTTTTATACAAAAGAGTATATTCAAAAATATAATCCTGTGGGAAAAGAGACAGGAACTGCAAATAAAGCAGCAGGTGCTTTTGGTATGGGACCTTATATTTTAAAAGAGGGGTTTGCAATAGGAGATAAACAAACAGAAAAACTAGAACTAATTGCTAACCCATATTATTGGAATAAACAGTTTCCAAAAATAAATTCAATTACAGTTTATACACAATTAAATATAAATGAAGCAATAGAAGATATAACAAAAAAAGAAGGAAAACTTGATTTAATGCCAATTCCATTTAATAAAAAACTAGAGGTTTTATTATCTGATTATTCAAAATTAATAATTTCTAAATCAACAGATAATTTTGTAATCTTTTTTAATTTAATAAATGGAAATAATAAACTTCAAGATAAAAGAGTAAGGCAGGCTTTAAATCAAGCTTTAAATCAAGAGAATTTATTGAAATTTGTATATAAAAATGAAGGTAAAATCTCTGCTTTTACAACTTCAATTAATTATAAAATAGTTGAAAAAATTGCTAAAAAATATCCAATATCTGATACAAATTTTACCCCTAAAGAGTTAGCCAATTTGTTAAATGGATTAACTTTAGAGGTTTTTACCCAAGATAGATTTATGTTTTTATTTAAAGGAATAGAGTTTCAATTAAAAAAATATGCAGTAAAGTTTCATTATACAATTACAAATAGTGAAAAAGATATTTATAAGCAATTATTAACAACAAATAGTAATAAAAATACTCAAAAATGGGATTTACTTATTTGGGGAGATGATGATTGGTATTACCAAAACCCTTGGACAGTCTTTTTTATTTATGAAGCAAATAGTGTTTGGTCAACTATAAAAGAAGATAAAATAATGCAAAAATATATTGAAAAGTTTTTTATTACAAAAATTGGTACACAAGAGTATGAAGAGGTTGTAAAAAATATTCTTTTTAGGGCAAAGCAAGAAGCTTATACTTTAAGAGTCCCTTCACTAAATAAAGTATTTGCAGTAAATAAAGAAGTAATTTTTAAACCATATAAAGGAGGGATTATTCCTTTATGGGAAATAGAACTTACAAAAGATCATTGGTCTTTAAGGGGAAATAAAAAGTATGATGAATATTTGAAAAAAGCAGTAAAACCAAAAAGAGCAGAAAATGAAACTAATTAA
- a CDS encoding response regulator transcription factor, which produces MQKEVLEKLKGLTILYAEDEVGIRENIADSLSYYVKEVFQASNGKEALELYKQKNPDIILSDIHMPIINGIEFVKKIRQTNREIPIVMITAHTDKKYLLEAVELHMEKYIVKPIELEVLFEVLEKCVEILTINKKIFLKVNKNYSYDYDKKELKYKDEALILNKKEMLFFEVLIANQNRVVTYEELQDKVWGDDIMTDSALRSLVRNLRKKLPTDLIFNLSGVGYKLV; this is translated from the coding sequence ATGCAAAAAGAAGTTTTAGAAAAATTAAAAGGTTTAACAATTCTTTATGCAGAAGATGAAGTAGGTATAAGAGAAAATATTGCTGATAGTCTAAGCTATTATGTAAAAGAGGTTTTTCAAGCTTCAAATGGCAAAGAGGCTTTAGAACTTTATAAACAGAAAAATCCAGATATTATTTTAAGTGATATTCATATGCCTATTATAAATGGAATAGAGTTTGTTAAAAAAATAAGACAAACAAATAGAGAAATTCCAATAGTTATGATAACAGCCCATACAGATAAAAAATATCTGTTGGAAGCTGTTGAATTACATATGGAAAAGTATATTGTTAAACCAATTGAGCTTGAAGTTTTATTTGAAGTTTTAGAAAAATGTGTAGAAATTTTAACTATAAATAAAAAGATATTTCTAAAAGTTAATAAAAATTATAGTTATGACTATGATAAAAAAGAGTTAAAATATAAAGATGAAGCTTTAATATTAAATAAAAAAGAGATGTTGTTTTTTGAAGTATTAATAGCAAATCAAAATAGAGTTGTAACTTATGAAGAATTACAAGATAAGGTTTGGGGTGATGATATTATGACAGATAGTGCACTTCGCTCACTTGTTCGAAATCTTAGAAAAAAACTTCCAACAGATTTGATTTTTAATCTATCTGGGGTAGGGTATAAACTTGTATAA